One window of the Cryptomeria japonica chromosome 7, Sugi_1.0, whole genome shotgun sequence genome contains the following:
- the LOC131077418 gene encoding protein BOLA1, chloroplastic: MGSRGSGAVLGAIASRASRIQQKLESTLEPTLLEVEDVSYQHAGHEAVKANASATETHFNLKIVSSRFEGQNLVKRHRIVYDLLNEELKTGLHALSIVAKTPAEVGAK; this comes from the coding sequence ATGGGTTCAAGGGGTTCGGGTGCTGTATTGGGTGCCATAGCGTCAAGGGCAAGCAGAATTCAGCAGAAATTGGAGTCCACGTTAGAACCCACTTTGCTTGAGGTTGAGGACGTCTCATATCAGCATGCAGGTCATGAGGCTGTCAAGGCTAATGCCAGTGCCACTGAAACACATTTCAATCTCAAGATTGTTTCTTCCAGATTTGAAGGGCAAAACCTTGTTAAACGCCATAGAATTGTTTATGATCTTCTCAATGAAGAGCTCAAAACTGGATTACACGCCCTCTCCATTGTTGCGAAAACCCCTGCAGAAGTTGGGGCCAAGTGA